The proteins below are encoded in one region of Pseudomonas sp. SCB32:
- a CDS encoding TerC/Alx family metal homeostasis membrane protein gives MELTPLGFPPLTLAVFVGLALAALLFDLATHRDDRPISLARAVSWSIFWVGISLAFAGFLYVQHGSEAASLFLTGYALEKVLSVDNLFVFMAIFAWFKVPDGLRHRVLYWGILGAVVFRGIFVAIGTGLLHLGPWVEVAFALIVAWTAVMMLKGGGDDDEEEDYSQHLAYRFASKLFPVWPKLYGRHFFVARRKLEVEAQKTENKGMSLAARGAAFATPLFLCLVVVEVSDVLFAFDSVPAVIAVSREPLIVYSAMLFAILGLRTLYFVLEALKRYLVHLEKAVVVLLFFIAAKLGLNATNALFHHGISIDPTTSLIVVLVVLALGVAASVIFPEDESAEAEVTER, from the coding sequence GTGGAACTGACACCTCTTGGCTTTCCTCCGCTGACCCTGGCGGTTTTCGTTGGGCTGGCACTCGCTGCCCTGTTGTTCGATCTGGCGACCCATCGCGATGACCGGCCCATTTCCCTGGCGCGTGCGGTCAGCTGGTCGATTTTCTGGGTCGGAATATCCCTGGCCTTCGCCGGTTTCCTCTATGTCCAGCACGGCTCAGAGGCCGCGAGCCTGTTCCTCACCGGCTATGCCCTGGAAAAGGTGCTGAGCGTCGACAACCTGTTCGTGTTCATGGCGATCTTCGCCTGGTTCAAGGTGCCGGACGGGCTGCGTCACCGCGTGCTGTACTGGGGCATCCTCGGTGCGGTGGTGTTTCGTGGCATCTTCGTGGCCATCGGCACCGGCCTGCTGCACTTGGGGCCCTGGGTCGAGGTCGCCTTCGCGCTGATCGTCGCCTGGACGGCGGTCATGATGCTCAAGGGCGGCGGTGACGACGATGAAGAGGAGGATTATTCCCAGCACCTGGCCTATCGCTTCGCCAGCAAGCTCTTCCCGGTGTGGCCGAAACTGTACGGCCGCCACTTCTTCGTGGCCCGCCGCAAGCTCGAGGTGGAAGCCCAGAAGACCGAGAACAAGGGCATGAGCCTGGCGGCCAGAGGCGCCGCCTTTGCCACTCCGCTGTTCCTCTGCCTGGTCGTGGTCGAGGTCTCGGACGTGCTGTTCGCGTTCGATTCGGTACCCGCAGTGATCGCGGTGAGCCGCGAGCCACTGATCGTCTACTCCGCCATGCTGTTCGCGATCCTGGGCCTGCGGACGCTCTACTTCGTGCTTGAGGCGCTCAAGCGCTACCTGGTTCACCTGGAAAAGGCGGTCGTGGTGCTGTTGTTCTTCATCGCCGCCAAGCTCGGGTTGAACGCCACCAATGCGCTGTTCCACCACGGTATCAGCATCGATCCCACGACCAGCCTGATCGTGGTGCTGGTGGTGCTGGCACTGGGTGTGGCGGCCAGTGTGATCTTCCCGGAGGACGAGAGCGCAGAGGCCGAAGTGACTGAGCGTTAG
- a CDS encoding HAD-IB family phosphatase, which produces MDLHMARMPGEEARVLSVFDFDGTLTRHDSFIPFLWFAFGGIGFLRRLPRLVLPCLKFVFRRLGRDELKACLIATFLSGIEAAWLSVRAEAYCRFAWRYLLRSAGLHCVEAELRSGAVVTLCSASPALLLRPFAERLGVGLIATELEVQGSRLTGRIHGGNCRCENKVLRLGAVYGPLTRYRLRAWGDTRGDYALLRAAQDPHWRAFHPRWRRTPGPIRPSA; this is translated from the coding sequence ATGGACTTGCACATGGCCAGGATGCCTGGCGAAGAAGCCAGGGTGCTGTCGGTCTTTGATTTCGACGGCACGCTGACCCGGCACGACAGCTTCATTCCGTTCCTGTGGTTTGCCTTCGGCGGTATCGGGTTCCTTCGGCGACTGCCCAGGCTCGTTTTGCCTTGCCTGAAGTTCGTGTTCCGTCGACTGGGGCGTGACGAGCTCAAGGCCTGCCTGATCGCGACTTTCCTCAGCGGTATCGAGGCGGCGTGGCTGTCCGTTCGGGCAGAGGCCTACTGTCGATTTGCCTGGCGCTATCTCCTGCGGTCGGCGGGATTGCATTGCGTCGAGGCCGAGCTCAGGTCCGGCGCCGTGGTCACGCTCTGCTCGGCGTCGCCGGCCTTGCTCTTGCGGCCCTTTGCCGAGCGCCTGGGCGTCGGGCTGATCGCCACCGAACTGGAAGTACAGGGCAGCCGCCTGACCGGCCGCATCCACGGCGGCAATTGCCGCTGCGAGAACAAGGTACTGCGCCTGGGGGCCGTCTACGGCCCCTTGACCCGCTACAGGCTGCGCGCCTGGGGCGATACCCGTGGCGACTATGCCTTGCTGCGCGCAGCCCAGGACCCGCATTGGCGGGCATTCCATCCGCGCTGGCGGCGCACGCCCGGCCCTATCCGTCCGAGCGCCTGA
- a CDS encoding DUF5801 repeats-in-toxin domain-containing protein produces the protein MATASFTDSNPIVVATGVTVTQDETAGLQNATATPTPPEDANDNDILLASLPNAFTTRLTALGAGTAMGAALSGYTGAANNTGSNAFTITAAPGGSITDISFVGSNGTALNGLDSGLLTLNNTHILLYTDTNNNIVLGRAGGPSGAIVIAGYIEETGSPVSGGKIWTVEYQPLKHPDATNPDDAVNLLNKVFIGTSQDLSFSLANAPSGQNLFLMFTTATPSTFTDASNVVRISDPTIIATGMNPADQSSGASITTGDTINSSQGGGSTTFGTNNQMIVEQEGIRFSFVTGARQDVTIPNLDQNEADIEANIDFTNVFNARSASFDIVQLQSGKSAVVQVNAFSTAAEPGVNFINGYANDSTVAITNVQVINNSTGLVIENSDGSVNDPTISISFSGGVATITGVKAGYKIQYTTAADHDRVLVENGAALNATGQTHASFDVGGFKLLQVSTATAEIGSKMIFEDDGPTISTTGTEPVLTVDESNLAINATQSFAPNFTSAFGVDGAGTLTYALGVVAGGSGLTDTATGEAVNLALNNGVVEGRTATTNLLVFTVSVAANGDVTLDQIRAIVHPNTSNPDDSKSLTSDTLVTLTATKTDGDGDSAQATLNIGQNLVFKDDGPSISTTGTEPVLTVDESDLTTNATQNFAANFSSAYGADGAGTLTYALGVVVGASGLTDTATGEAVNLALNNGVVEGRTATTHLLVFTVSVAANGDVTLDQIRAIVHPNTTNPDDSKTLSADNLVTLTATKTDGDGDSAQATLNIGQNLVFKDDGPSISTTGTEPVLTVDESDLTTNATQNFAANFSSAYGADGAGTLTYALGVVVGASGLTDTATGEAVNLALNNGVVEGRTVTTHLLVFTVSVAANGDVTLDQIRAIVHPDPTNPDDTKTLSADNLVTLTATKTDGDGDSAQATLNIGQNLVFKDDGPSISTTGIEPVMTVDESNLTINSTQSFAPNFSSSYGADGAGTLTYALGVVAGGSGLTDTATGEAVNLALNNGVVEGRTATTNLLVFTVSVAANGDVTLDQIRAIVHPDATNPDDSKTLTSDNLVTLTATKTDKDGDSVQATLNIGQNLVFKDDGPSISTTGTEPTLTVDESNLAINATQGFAANFSSSYGADGAGTLTYALGVVVGASGLTDTATGEAVNLALNNGVVEGRTATTNLLVFTVSVAANGDVTLDQIRAIVHPDATNPDDSKTLSADNLVTLTATKTDKDGDSVQATLNIGQNLVFKDDGPSISTTGTEPVMTVDESNLTINSTQSFAPNFSSSFGADGAGTLTYALGVVAGGSGLTDTATGEAVNLGLNNGVVEGRTVTTNLLVFTVTVAANGDVTLDQIRAIVHPDTTNPDDSKTLSADNLVTLTATKTDKDGDSAQATLNIGQNLVFKDDGPSISTTGTEPVLTVDETDLTTNATQNFAANFSSAYGADGAGTLTYALGVITGASGLTDTATGEAVNLALNNGVVEGRTVTTHLLVFTVSAASNGDVTLDQLRAIVHPDATNPDDTKTLSADNLVTLTATKTDKDGDSAQATLNIGQNLVFHDDGPSLAFGNVVGTGSTLPQTGYWDKAYGADGLGATGLDIALANNSFTLVRPDSSTATGTGTLTEQSPSPDANGAFHFAGTLTGDFDNNASTPNTSVDYTLTAFADGSYQLDLVQGFSSTLILSTANGSLGAGGPDPVQTLTIGTDAVVFFTANPLAPQTVGPDSILVGIGKGAPDPTEAQLQTNPLPSFIGTNALNVSTSGIGIKNNILQGDGTAGITSGDDSFVANPQTLLTSVKVFIDNSVGGYDPSTEALYYTAYYDDGTTSGTPIKVQAADLHTELGNQKSFTIQTATGKMIDAVQLTMGLGAVKIPTIQFIKQVESLASDVKLSFNALVTDKDGDTASSAFTANLFANKAAGSTFDYTLAGVTGARDAFNVDLSRAENKYQVTGFDVTAGHHDTLVLNGDQASTASIDNTGVNSIVTVNETGGQVTTITVVGVHLLNTDVVHGSA, from the coding sequence ATGGCGACAGCGTCCTTCACGGACAGCAATCCAATCGTCGTGGCGACCGGAGTGACCGTTACCCAGGACGAAACGGCCGGGCTGCAGAACGCCACGGCCACCCCTACCCCTCCAGAAGACGCAAACGACAATGACATTCTGCTGGCCTCCCTGCCCAACGCCTTCACTACCCGGCTGACCGCGCTGGGCGCAGGCACCGCCATGGGCGCGGCCTTGAGTGGCTATACCGGTGCTGCGAACAACACCGGCAGCAATGCGTTCACCATCACAGCTGCCCCCGGCGGCAGCATTACCGATATCAGCTTCGTCGGCAGCAATGGCACGGCGCTCAATGGCTTGGACAGCGGCCTGCTGACGCTCAATAACACTCATATCCTTCTTTATACGGATACCAATAACAACATCGTTCTGGGCCGGGCCGGAGGTCCCTCCGGCGCCATCGTGATCGCGGGCTATATCGAAGAAACCGGGTCGCCGGTCTCTGGCGGCAAGATCTGGACCGTGGAATATCAGCCACTCAAGCACCCGGACGCCACTAACCCGGACGATGCCGTCAATCTGCTGAACAAGGTATTCATCGGCACCAGCCAGGACTTGTCCTTCAGCCTGGCCAATGCCCCCTCCGGGCAGAACCTCTTCCTGATGTTCACGACGGCGACCCCGAGTACCTTCACCGACGCCAGTAACGTTGTGCGGATATCCGACCCGACCATCATCGCCACCGGGATGAACCCCGCCGACCAGTCAAGCGGCGCCAGCATAACGACGGGCGACACGATCAACTCCAGCCAGGGGGGCGGCTCGACCACCTTCGGCACCAACAACCAGATGATCGTGGAGCAGGAAGGTATTCGTTTTTCCTTCGTCACCGGTGCCCGGCAGGATGTGACCATTCCCAACCTGGATCAGAACGAAGCCGACATTGAAGCCAACATCGACTTTACCAATGTCTTCAACGCGCGCTCGGCCAGTTTCGATATCGTGCAGCTGCAGAGCGGCAAGAGCGCTGTCGTGCAGGTCAACGCCTTCAGCACCGCGGCAGAGCCCGGCGTGAACTTCATCAACGGCTATGCCAATGACTCGACAGTCGCAATCACCAACGTACAGGTCATCAACAACAGCACCGGCCTGGTGATCGAAAACTCGGATGGCTCCGTGAATGATCCGACCATCTCCATCAGCTTCTCCGGGGGAGTCGCAACCATCACCGGCGTAAAAGCCGGCTACAAGATCCAGTACACCACGGCAGCGGATCACGACCGCGTGCTCGTCGAAAACGGAGCAGCCCTCAACGCGACCGGACAAACCCATGCGTCCTTTGACGTCGGTGGCTTCAAGCTGCTCCAGGTCTCGACGGCAACCGCCGAGATCGGCTCCAAGATGATCTTCGAGGACGACGGCCCGACCATCAGCACCACCGGTACGGAGCCCGTACTCACGGTCGACGAGTCGAACCTGGCCATCAATGCCACCCAGAGCTTCGCACCCAACTTCACCTCGGCGTTCGGCGTGGATGGCGCCGGTACCCTGACCTACGCGCTGGGCGTGGTGGCCGGGGGCTCCGGGCTGACGGACACGGCCACCGGTGAAGCGGTCAACCTGGCCCTCAACAATGGCGTGGTGGAAGGCCGCACGGCCACCACCAACCTGCTGGTGTTCACCGTCAGCGTGGCGGCCAATGGCGACGTCACGCTCGACCAGATCCGCGCCATCGTGCATCCCAACACCAGCAATCCCGATGATTCGAAGTCCCTGACCTCCGACACCTTGGTCACGTTGACGGCGACCAAGACCGACGGCGACGGCGACAGCGCCCAGGCCACCCTCAACATCGGCCAGAACCTGGTGTTCAAGGACGACGGACCGAGCATCAGCACCACCGGTACGGAACCCGTATTGACGGTGGATGAGTCGGACCTGACCACCAATGCCACGCAGAACTTCGCCGCCAACTTCAGCTCGGCATATGGCGCGGATGGCGCCGGCACGCTGACCTATGCCCTGGGCGTGGTGGTGGGAGCTTCCGGGCTGACGGACACAGCCACCGGCGAGGCGGTGAACCTGGCCCTCAACAACGGTGTGGTGGAGGGTCGCACGGCCACCACCCACTTGCTGGTGTTCACCGTCAGCGTGGCCGCCAACGGTGATGTCACTCTCGATCAGATCCGCGCCATCGTGCACCCGAACACCACCAACCCGGACGACTCCAAGACCTTGTCGGCGGACAATCTGGTAACCCTGACAGCAACCAAGACCGACGGCGACGGCGACAGCGCCCAGGCCACCCTCAACATCGGCCAGAACCTGGTGTTCAAGGACGACGGACCGAGCATCAGCACCACCGGAACAGAACCCGTATTGACGGTGGATGAGTCGGACCTGACCACCAATGCCACGCAGAACTTCGCCGCCAACTTCAGCTCGGCATATGGCGCGGATGGCGCTGGCACGCTGACCTATGCCCTGGGCGTAGTGGTCGGCGCTTCCGGGCTGACGGACACGGCCACCGGTGAAGCGGTCAACCTGGCCCTCAACAACGGCGTGGTCGAAGGCCGTACGGTCACCACCCATTTGCTGGTGTTCACCGTCAGCGTGGCGGCCAACGGCGACGTCACCCTCGATCAGATCCGCGCCATCGTGCACCCCGACCCCACCAATCCCGACGACACCAAGACTTTGTCTGCGGATAACCTGGTGACATTGACCGCGACCAAGACCGACGGCGACGGCGACAGCGCCCAGGCCACCCTCAACATCGGCCAGAACCTGGTGTTCAAGGACGATGGGCCGAGCATCAGCACCACTGGCATTGAACCTGTGATGACGGTGGACGAGTCGAACCTGACCATCAACTCCACCCAGAGCTTCGCCCCCAACTTCAGTTCGTCCTATGGCGCGGATGGCGCCGGCACGCTGACCTATGCGCTGGGTGTAGTGGCTGGAGGCTCGGGGCTGACGGACACGGCTACCGGTGAAGCGGTCAACCTGGCCCTCAACAACGGTGTGGTGGAGGGCCGTACGGCCACCACCAACCTGCTGGTGTTCACCGTCAGCGTGGCCGCCAACGGGGACGTCACCCTCGACCAGATCCGTGCCATCGTGCATCCGGACGCCACCAACCCCGATGACTCCAAGACACTGACCTCGGACAACCTGGTAACCCTGACCGCGACCAAGACCGACAAGGACGGCGACAGCGTCCAGGCCACCCTCAACATCGGCCAGAACCTGGTGTTCAAGGATGACGGACCGAGCATCAGCACCACTGGCACCGAGCCGACCCTCACGGTCGACGAATCGAACCTGGCCATCAATGCCACCCAGGGCTTTGCCGCCAACTTCAGCTCGTCCTATGGCGCGGATGGCGCCGGCACGCTGACCTACGCCCTGGGCGTAGTCGTGGGCGCTTCCGGGCTGACGGACACAGCCACCGGCGAAGCGGTGAACCTGGCCCTCAACAACGGTGTGGTGGAGGGCCGCACGGCCACCACCAACCTGCTGGTGTTCACCGTCAGCGTGGCCGCCAACGGGGACGTCACCCTCGACCAGATCCGCGCCATCGTGCATCCGGACGCCACCAACCCCGATGACTCCAAGACCCTGTCCGCGGACAACCTGGTGACCCTGACCGCAACCAAGACCGACAAGGACGGCGACAGCGTCCAGGCCACCCTCAACATCGGCCAGAACCTGGTGTTCAAGGACGACGGACCGAGCATCAGCACCACCGGCACGGAGCCCGTCATGACGGTGGACGAGTCGAACCTGACCATCAACTCCACCCAGAGCTTCGCGCCCAACTTCAGTTCGTCGTTCGGCGCGGATGGCGCCGGCACCCTGACCTACGCCCTGGGCGTGGTGGCCGGGGGATCGGGGCTGACGGACACGGCCACCGGTGAAGCGGTGAACCTGGGACTCAACAACGGCGTGGTGGAGGGTCGCACGGTCACCACCAACCTGCTGGTGTTCACCGTCACAGTGGCCGCCAACGGTGACGTCACCCTCGACCAGATCCGCGCCATCGTGCATCCGGACACCACCAATCCCGATGATTCGAAGACCCTGTCCGCGGACAACCTGGTGACTCTCACCGCGACCAAGACCGACAAGGACGGCGACAGCGCCCAGGCTACCCTCAACATCGGCCAGAACCTGGTGTTCAAGGACGACGGACCGAGCATCAGCACCACCGGTACGGAGCCTGTGCTGACGGTGGATGAAACCGACCTGACCACCAACGCCACGCAGAACTTCGCCGCCAACTTCAGCTCGGCATATGGCGCGGATGGCGCCGGCACGCTGACCTATGCCCTGGGCGTGATCACCGGAGCTTCCGGGCTGACGGATACCGCCACCGGTGAAGCGGTCAACCTGGCCCTCAACAACGGCGTGGTGGAAGGCCGCACGGTCACCACCCACTTGCTGGTGTTCACCGTCAGCGCCGCCAGCAACGGTGACGTCACCCTCGACCAGCTCCGCGCCATCGTGCATCCGGACGCGACCAACCCCGACGACACCAAAACCCTGTCCGCGGATAACCTGGTAACCCTGACCGCGACCAAGACCGACAAGGACGGCGACAGCGCCCAGGCAACGCTCAACATCGGGCAGAACCTGGTGTTCCACGACGACGGTCCCTCCCTCGCCTTCGGCAACGTGGTCGGCACCGGCAGCACCCTGCCGCAGACCGGGTACTGGGACAAGGCTTACGGCGCCGACGGACTGGGTGCGACGGGCCTGGATATAGCCCTGGCCAATAACTCGTTCACCCTCGTCAGACCGGACAGCTCGACCGCTACCGGGACCGGCACGCTCACCGAGCAATCGCCCTCACCGGATGCCAATGGCGCGTTCCATTTCGCCGGGACCCTGACCGGTGACTTCGACAACAACGCCTCGACACCCAATACCAGCGTCGACTACACCTTGACCGCCTTTGCCGACGGCAGCTACCAGTTGGATCTGGTGCAGGGCTTCAGCTCGACGCTGATCCTCAGCACGGCCAACGGCTCGCTCGGGGCCGGTGGTCCGGACCCGGTGCAAACGCTGACGATCGGCACCGATGCCGTGGTCTTCTTCACCGCGAACCCGCTGGCGCCGCAAACCGTTGGTCCCGACAGTATCCTGGTCGGTATCGGCAAAGGGGCGCCCGACCCCACGGAAGCACAGCTGCAGACCAACCCCCTGCCGTCGTTCATCGGCACCAATGCCTTGAACGTCAGCACCTCCGGGATCGGCATCAAGAACAACATCCTGCAGGGCGACGGCACCGCAGGCATCACCTCCGGTGACGATAGTTTCGTCGCCAACCCACAGACCCTGCTGACCTCGGTGAAAGTCTTCATCGATAACTCGGTAGGCGGCTACGACCCCTCAACGGAAGCGCTGTACTACACGGCCTACTACGACGACGGCACGACGTCCGGCACGCCCATCAAGGTGCAAGCCGCTGACCTGCATACGGAGTTGGGTAACCAGAAGTCGTTCACCATCCAGACGGCCACCGGCAAGATGATCGACGCGGTCCAGCTCACGATGGGCCTGGGAGCGGTCAAGATCCCGACCATCCAGTTCATCAAGCAGGTCGAAAGCCTGGCCAGCGACGTCAAGCTGTCATTCAACGCCCTGGTAACGGACAAGGATGGGGACACGGCGTCGAGCGCCTTCACCGCCAACCTGTTCGCCAACAAGGCCGCCGGCTCCACATTCGACTACACGCTGGCTGGCGTGACCGGTGCGCGGGACGCCTTCAACGTCGACCTGTCACGGGCGGAGAACAAATATCAGGTCACCGGCTTCGATGTGACCGCGGGCCACCACGACACTCTGGTGCTCAATGGCGACCAGGCATCCACCGCCTCGATCGACAACACCGGCGTCAACAGCATCGTGACGGTCAATGAAACGGGCGGACAGGTAACGACCATCACGGTGGTCGGGGTCCACCTGCTCAATACCGACGTCGTGCATGGCAGTGCCTGA